A section of the Nitrospirota bacterium genome encodes:
- a CDS encoding flavodoxin family protein has product MKTVVLYASSHGSTRRVVKTLAETVKFSFDCFDVKSLTDSSSMGKYDVFLFFCPTYGNEELQQDMERFIIAFKLDMSSKYYAICELGNYYGYEADFGAMKIIRHHLEKLCGKELVSPLSMDSLPKKDWKAFATWCGKLNETLRETHE; this is encoded by the coding sequence ATGAAGACCGTCGTTCTCTATGCCTCAAGCCATGGATCGACTCGCAGGGTGGTAAAAACGCTTGCAGAGACAGTCAAGTTTTCATTCGATTGTTTTGATGTGAAGAGTCTCACGGACTCGAGTTCGATGGGCAAGTACGATGTATTTCTATTTTTTTGTCCGACCTATGGGAATGAAGAGCTTCAGCAGGATATGGAGCGGTTCATCATCGCTTTTAAGCTGGATATGTCAAGCAAGTATTATGCGATCTGTGAGCTTGGCAACTACTACGGGTACGAAGCCGATTTTGGCGCAATGAAAATCATCCGGCATCATCTGGAGAAACTGTGCGGCAAGGAACTGGTCAGCCCTCTGTCGATGGACAGCCTGCCGAAAAAAGATTGGAAGGCTTTCGCCACCTGGTGCGGAAAACTCAACGAGACTCTGCGAGAGACACATGAATGA
- a CDS encoding polysaccharide deacetylase family protein, with the protein MAGTTRGTMVLSLDLELAWGRFDNIPVEVLGTESLAERQQIRRFLALLDQYEIPVTWAVVGHLMLDGCVRDHHGRAHAETMPHAQYSWYSRDWYSCDPCTNGSLAPGWYGLDILEWIRSTRVRHEIGSHSFAHIVFGDPECSASTAEADIKAAVEAAASRGITLNSFVFPRNRVGHLETLKRLGISAYRGEAPAVGDGYAVVLKPVNLLRQVLALPMEPVRPEETLPGLWNIPGNHFFLPRKGIRKILPRGGQALRAKRCIDKAVRTGRLYHMWFHPFDLLTDSDAMFAGLETVFVHARRLREEGLLDILTMEDYARCLEREKYGAPPELK; encoded by the coding sequence ATGGCCGGGACTACCCGTGGCACAATGGTACTGAGCCTTGATCTGGAGCTGGCGTGGGGGCGTTTCGACAACATTCCGGTCGAGGTTCTCGGCACTGAGTCGTTAGCGGAGCGACAGCAAATCAGGCGCTTTCTTGCCCTCCTTGACCAATATGAGATTCCAGTCACCTGGGCAGTGGTTGGTCATCTCATGTTGGACGGTTGCGTCAGGGATCATCACGGCCGCGCGCATGCCGAGACGATGCCCCACGCACAGTACTCCTGGTACTCTCGTGACTGGTATAGCTGTGACCCCTGTACGAACGGTTCTCTCGCCCCCGGCTGGTACGGCCTCGATATCCTGGAATGGATACGCTCGACCAGGGTTCGCCATGAAATCGGGTCCCACTCCTTCGCGCACATTGTGTTTGGAGATCCGGAATGCAGCGCCTCCACTGCCGAGGCCGACATCAAGGCAGCTGTGGAAGCCGCGGCCTCCAGGGGGATTACCCTGAACAGCTTCGTCTTTCCTCGAAACAGGGTCGGTCACCTGGAAACGTTGAAACGGTTGGGGATATCGGCCTACCGAGGAGAAGCTCCTGCGGTCGGCGACGGATATGCGGTTGTTCTGAAGCCGGTAAACTTGCTGAGACAGGTTCTGGCCCTTCCGATGGAGCCGGTTCGACCGGAAGAGACCCTGCCAGGGCTCTGGAACATTCCTGGAAACCATTTCTTCCTGCCTCGAAAAGGTATCCGCAAGATTCTTCCGCGAGGAGGTCAGGCACTGCGAGCGAAACGATGCATCGACAAGGCTGTGAGGACTGGCCGGCTCTACCACATGTGGTTTCACCCATTCGACTTGCTGACAGACTCGGACGCCATGTTCGCGGGATTAGAAACGGTCTTCGTCCATGCGCGGCGCCTTCGGGAGGAAGGGCTGCTCGATATCCTGACCATGGAAGACTATGCGCGGTGTTTGGAAAGAGAAAAATATGGCGCCCCGCCAGAACTCAAGTGA
- the asnB gene encoding asparagine synthase (glutamine-hydrolyzing), which translates to MCGISGFLDTSRRRGADELRDIVLRMANSLHHRGPDDFGSWVDAATGIALGHRRLSILDLSPLGHQPMHSASGRYTLSFNGEIYNFRALRSELENLGHTFRGHSDTEVMLACFSQWGVHQAVKRFNGMFAFALWDREERLLYLARDRFGEKPLYYGWMGKTFVFASELKAVRAHPDFEANIDRDVLALYFRHGFIPAPYSIYRGVSKVLPGTVLTIAPETGSPPKLTPYWSVRAVAEQGSANPFSGTETEAIARLDELLRDAVKLRMEADVPLGAFLSGGVDSSTIVALMQAQSAEPVRTFSIGFHEVAYNEAEYAKAVATHLGTAHTELYMTPEEAMAVIPRIPKLYDEPFADPSQIPTFLVSQLARRDVTVSLSGDAGDELFAGYTTYFWGLRIWKHIGWMPRSLRALSARGLTMLSPSSWESLFRMIEPIFPKHLRQRNLGLKLRVLADILPAESAEALYRAILSHWDAPGSLVIGASEPPTQLTDRTQWGNLPDLLRRMMYTDAMMYLPDDILVKVDRASMGVSLEARVPLLDHRVVEFAWQLPVSMKIRDGRGKWILRKLLSRYIPPALFDRPKMGFGVPIGAWLRGPLKEWGEALLDEKRLKDQGLLNPDLIRGKWGEHLSGTMNWETPLWDALMFQAWLEHEQQTTLDDAPREAARQVRLNGNRQGLGCRVNHGLYE; encoded by the coding sequence ATGTGCGGGATCAGCGGGTTTCTTGACACATCGCGGCGCAGGGGAGCCGACGAACTTCGAGATATCGTGCTACGTATGGCCAACAGTCTCCACCACCGGGGACCTGACGACTTCGGTTCGTGGGTCGATGCGGCAACCGGCATCGCGCTCGGGCATCGCCGCTTGTCGATCTTGGATCTCTCTCCGCTCGGCCATCAGCCGATGCACTCGGCCTCCGGCCGCTATACGCTCAGTTTCAACGGCGAGATATACAATTTCAGGGCCCTACGTAGCGAATTGGAAAACCTGGGACATACCTTTCGCGGCCATTCGGATACCGAGGTAATGCTTGCTTGCTTTTCGCAGTGGGGCGTTCATCAGGCCGTGAAGCGTTTCAACGGCATGTTCGCCTTTGCTTTGTGGGACCGTGAGGAGCGTCTGCTCTACCTGGCTCGCGACCGGTTCGGCGAAAAGCCGTTATACTACGGGTGGATGGGGAAGACGTTCGTATTCGCCTCCGAACTCAAGGCTGTGCGAGCGCATCCGGACTTCGAGGCGAACATCGATCGGGACGTCTTGGCGCTCTACTTTCGTCACGGCTTCATTCCTGCTCCCTATTCGATCTATCGCGGGGTTTCTAAGGTCTTGCCTGGTACGGTCTTGACCATCGCTCCCGAAACGGGCTCCCCTCCAAAATTAACTCCCTATTGGTCCGTTCGAGCCGTCGCCGAACAGGGGAGCGCGAATCCTTTCAGCGGCACCGAGACGGAGGCAATCGCGCGCCTGGATGAGTTGCTGAGGGATGCGGTCAAGCTCCGGATGGAGGCGGACGTGCCGTTGGGCGCATTTTTGTCCGGTGGCGTAGATTCCTCGACCATCGTTGCACTCATGCAGGCGCAAAGCGCAGAGCCCGTGAGAACCTTCAGCATCGGGTTTCACGAGGTGGCCTACAACGAAGCCGAATACGCGAAAGCGGTGGCGACGCATCTCGGAACGGCCCACACCGAGCTGTACATGACACCCGAAGAAGCCATGGCTGTCATCCCCCGCATCCCCAAGCTCTACGACGAGCCGTTTGCCGACCCCTCGCAAATCCCGACATTTTTGGTTTCTCAGTTGGCTCGCCGGGATGTGACGGTGAGCTTGTCGGGGGATGCCGGCGATGAACTGTTTGCCGGCTATACCACCTACTTCTGGGGGCTGCGTATTTGGAAACACATCGGGTGGATGCCTCGATCCCTGCGGGCGCTGTCGGCGAGAGGGTTGACCATGCTGTCCCCGTCTTCTTGGGAGTCCCTGTTTCGGATGATCGAACCGATCTTTCCGAAGCACCTCCGGCAGCGGAACCTTGGCCTCAAGCTCAGAGTGCTTGCCGACATCCTCCCCGCAGAAAGCGCTGAAGCTTTGTATCGGGCCATCCTCAGTCATTGGGACGCCCCCGGCTCGTTGGTCATTGGGGCGTCGGAGCCTCCGACCCAGTTGACGGATCGGACCCAGTGGGGGAATCTTCCCGACCTGCTTCGGCGCATGATGTACACGGACGCGATGATGTATCTGCCCGACGACATCCTCGTGAAAGTGGACCGGGCCAGCATGGGCGTGAGTCTCGAAGCGCGCGTGCCCCTTCTAGACCATCGCGTGGTCGAGTTTGCCTGGCAGCTCCCTGTCTCGATGAAAATTCGCGACGGGCGCGGGAAGTGGATCCTCCGGAAATTGCTCTCCCGCTATATTCCCCCCGCGCTGTTCGACCGGCCCAAGATGGGGTTCGGCGTGCCAATCGGCGCATGGCTCCGCGGTCCCCTGAAAGAATGGGGCGAGGCGCTACTGGACGAGAAGCGGCTGAAAGACCAAGGACTCCTCAATCCGGACCTCATCCGAGGCAAGTGGGGCGAGCATCTCTCCGGGACGATGAATTGGGAAACTCCCTTGTGGGACGCGCTCATGTTCCAAGCCTGGTTGGAACATGAGCAACAGACGACGCTCGATGATGCACCAAGAGAAGCCGCGCGGCAGGTCAGGCTGAATGGTAATCGCCAAGGCCTGGGATGTCGTGTGAATCATGGCCTCTATGAGTAA
- a CDS encoding polysaccharide deacetylase family protein — MTSKNPGTMVVSLDLELAWGRFDLLPLVTLEHESRQERKHITPLLALFDRYDIPATWAVVGHLMLEKCLRNQQGIAHPDLFPHANYSWFPFDWYCFDPCTTVDSAPAWYAPDIVERIRRARVRHEIGSHTFGHIYYGDPECTPSVALADLDAALEAASRQGIVLKSLVFPRNQVGHLDVLKRFGLRSYRGPEPPLIRTENRTLQRAIHFLDQLLALRPRAVRAEETLPGLWNLPGNHFFIARDGMRKMIPMASRVLKGKRGIAQAVKTGGLYHLWFHPFNLNEDTEAMMSGLAAIFEDAHRMREQGLLEILTMDDYARRLELEKPEGRRAAEQDIPEGQPETQLSV; from the coding sequence ATGACCAGTAAGAATCCCGGCACGATGGTGGTAAGTCTCGATCTGGAATTGGCATGGGGGCGATTCGACCTGCTTCCCCTCGTCACGCTTGAGCACGAGTCGAGGCAAGAACGGAAACACATCACGCCGCTCTTGGCTCTCTTCGATCGCTACGACATTCCTGCGACCTGGGCGGTAGTCGGCCATCTCATGCTCGAGAAGTGTCTGCGCAATCAACAGGGCATCGCGCATCCCGATCTGTTCCCCCATGCGAACTATTCCTGGTTCCCATTCGATTGGTATTGTTTTGATCCCTGCACGACGGTCGATTCCGCCCCAGCCTGGTACGCACCGGATATAGTGGAGCGGATTCGCCGTGCCCGTGTCCGTCACGAAATCGGGTCGCATACGTTCGGCCATATCTACTATGGAGACCCGGAATGCACTCCGTCGGTCGCACTGGCTGATCTGGATGCCGCGCTTGAAGCAGCCTCTCGGCAAGGGATCGTGCTGAAAAGTTTGGTCTTTCCTCGCAACCAGGTTGGCCACCTGGATGTCCTCAAGCGTTTCGGATTGCGGTCGTATCGAGGGCCGGAGCCTCCACTCATCCGCACAGAGAATCGAACGCTTCAAAGGGCCATACATTTCTTGGATCAGCTGCTTGCACTTCGGCCGAGAGCCGTCCGAGCGGAAGAAACCCTGCCGGGATTGTGGAACCTCCCCGGCAATCATTTTTTTATCGCACGCGACGGGATGCGTAAGATGATTCCGATGGCCAGCCGTGTGTTGAAAGGGAAGCGAGGCATCGCACAGGCAGTGAAGACCGGCGGGCTGTATCACCTCTGGTTTCACCCGTTCAACCTGAACGAAGATACCGAAGCCATGATGTCAGGCTTGGCCGCGATCTTCGAGGACGCCCATCGCATGCGCGAGCAAGGGCTGCTGGAGATCCTCACCATGGATGACTATGCACGGCGACTCGAGCTTGAGAAGCCAGAAGGACGCCGCGCGGCGGAACAAGACATTCCTGAGGGACAGCCGGAGACGCAATTGTCGGTATAA
- a CDS encoding O-antigen ligase family protein: protein MPMIWAYYRNVLAIFAVATICTGWSTYQSYAYPALGQAKDWIFGLSLLSLPLWLLTPTFRRDFLKVPLVVWCFGFAWVTMLWFLGSSQSETAWRDVRLRLSAIMLVLSCLMIFASPSAVRSARWTLVFSVLLGVTLNIYDFFVPMTFSEFQGRAAGLYINPNISGEALVLGMILSVTVLPSSCRGPFLLLTGVGIFLTFSRGGILAWLIAVSGLLLFTKVVRAKDLISTFLVSLLVVGIVLLPKLDAILTTMDQSGAISKDTETRLAWLTDPFGVPDNSALARKYVAEQAWRKFTDHPWIGSGTGTMYESFDIPPHNQYLSYMLDHGVLGAAIVPLLILSLIWKARGETRRLGLLFGATILWLCFFTHSILDFGHCLVLFALLAAMVSTESFLVRDATKATAAGEATLDKALSGA, encoded by the coding sequence ATGCCGATGATATGGGCCTACTATCGCAACGTACTCGCAATCTTTGCCGTGGCCACGATTTGCACCGGATGGTCAACATATCAATCTTATGCATACCCAGCTCTTGGGCAAGCGAAGGATTGGATTTTTGGTCTGTCCCTGTTGTCGTTACCCCTGTGGTTACTCACACCGACGTTCAGACGGGACTTTCTGAAGGTGCCTCTCGTCGTCTGGTGCTTCGGGTTCGCGTGGGTGACGATGTTATGGTTCCTCGGGTCCTCCCAATCCGAGACCGCATGGAGGGACGTGCGGTTAAGGCTGTCGGCCATCATGCTGGTCCTGTCCTGTCTGATGATCTTTGCAAGTCCCAGCGCAGTCCGTTCGGCACGATGGACGCTCGTGTTCTCGGTGCTGCTTGGAGTGACGCTCAATATCTACGACTTCTTTGTGCCGATGACTTTCAGCGAGTTTCAAGGTCGCGCCGCCGGCCTCTACATAAACCCAAACATTTCTGGCGAAGCACTGGTACTAGGGATGATCCTGAGCGTGACGGTTCTGCCCTCCTCCTGTCGGGGTCCATTCCTATTGTTGACGGGAGTTGGAATATTTTTGACCTTCTCCCGCGGTGGTATCTTGGCCTGGTTAATAGCTGTGAGTGGCTTGCTCTTATTCACAAAGGTCGTGCGAGCGAAGGATCTGATTTCGACGTTCTTGGTGAGCCTCCTCGTCGTGGGCATCGTCCTTCTGCCGAAGCTGGACGCCATCCTGACGACGATGGACCAAAGCGGCGCGATCAGTAAGGATACTGAGACGCGGTTAGCATGGCTCACAGATCCCTTCGGGGTGCCCGATAATTCCGCTTTGGCGCGCAAGTATGTCGCGGAACAAGCCTGGAGGAAGTTCACCGATCACCCTTGGATTGGGAGTGGGACTGGAACGATGTATGAATCGTTCGACATCCCGCCGCATAACCAATATCTGTCCTATATGCTGGACCATGGGGTTTTGGGTGCGGCCATCGTGCCGTTGTTGATCCTGTCCCTCATCTGGAAGGCGCGTGGAGAGACGAGGCGCCTCGGGCTCCTCTTCGGCGCGACCATCTTGTGGCTGTGCTTCTTCACTCACTCGATTCTGGACTTCGGCCACTGTCTAGTCCTGTTCGCGCTACTGGCCGCCATGGTTTCGACAGAATCATTCCTGGTCCGTGACGCAACCAAGGCCACGGCGGCGGGCGAAGCGACCCTCGACAAGGCTTTGTCGGGGGCGTAG
- a CDS encoding glycosyltransferase — MLYVTTALIAGGAEMMLYRLLSRLDRTRFTPQVVSLLEHGPISRKIQALGVPVRSLGMKVGVPNPAVVLRLARWLRQDPPDMIQTWMYHADLVGSLAARLAGNIPVAWGIRHSDLSPETSSRLTHLTVKTCAVLSHWLPDRIVCCSEAARQVHTAIGYAAEKMVVIPNGYDVGTFRPDFGARASVRKALGLSEDIPIIGMVARFDPQKDHRTFIRAAQLLHRDRPDAHFLLCGMEVTWENQVLTRWIDDAGLRTHCHLLGRRDDDIANVTAALDIASLSSSYGEGFPNVVSEAMCCGIPCVVTDVGDAALIVGQTGLVVPPRNPEALADAWRTMLEMGCEGRRPMGIAARQRIKERFDIGEITGRYEHLFEELARCARA, encoded by the coding sequence ATCCTCTATGTGACCACCGCGCTGATAGCAGGCGGAGCGGAGATGATGTTGTATCGGCTTCTTTCGCGCCTGGACCGCACCAGATTCACTCCCCAGGTCGTCTCGCTGCTGGAGCATGGTCCCATCAGCAGGAAGATCCAAGCCTTGGGGGTTCCCGTGCGATCCTTGGGCATGAAAGTAGGGGTTCCAAATCCAGCGGTCGTGCTGCGGCTCGCTCGGTGGCTGAGGCAGGATCCACCGGATATGATCCAGACATGGATGTACCACGCCGATCTGGTCGGCAGCTTGGCGGCTCGGTTGGCGGGAAACATTCCGGTGGCCTGGGGAATCCGGCACAGCGATCTGAGTCCCGAGACAAGCAGCCGCCTGACCCACCTGACAGTGAAGACTTGCGCAGTCTTATCTCATTGGTTGCCCGATCGCATCGTCTGTTGCTCCGAGGCAGCCCGGCAGGTTCATACGGCCATCGGGTATGCCGCTGAAAAAATGGTGGTGATTCCCAACGGGTACGACGTGGGAACCTTCCGCCCGGATTTTGGTGCGCGCGCATCTGTTCGAAAGGCCCTCGGCCTGTCCGAGGACATCCCAATCATCGGCATGGTCGCCCGCTTCGATCCCCAGAAAGACCATCGCACCTTTATTCGGGCTGCGCAATTGCTTCATCGCGACAGACCGGATGCCCATTTCCTCCTGTGCGGGATGGAGGTGACTTGGGAAAACCAGGTACTCACTCGATGGATCGACGACGCGGGCCTTCGAACCCATTGCCATCTGTTGGGGCGGCGCGATGACGATATCGCCAATGTGACTGCCGCCCTGGACATCGCGTCGCTCTCGTCTTCCTACGGCGAAGGATTTCCCAACGTGGTGAGCGAGGCCATGTGCTGCGGCATTCCTTGCGTCGTGACCGATGTCGGCGATGCCGCTCTCATCGTCGGACAGACCGGCCTCGTGGTGCCGCCGAGAAATCCTGAGGCCTTGGCAGATGCCTGGCGCACCATGCTGGAGATGGGCTGCGAAGGTCGAAGGCCCATGGGAATCGCGGCGCGGCAACGGATCAAAGAACGATTCGACATCGGGGAGATTACCGGTCGATACGAACATCTGTTCGAGGAACTCGCGCGATGTGCGCGGGCCTGA
- a CDS encoding glycosyltransferase yields the protein MKVVFLTRELDYGGAQRQLVALAKGLHARGHRVVVALFYSGGPLEQELLEAGVRIRPLQKRGRWDLLPFLFRLAQVMREERPDILHSYLTDLVTVALKPWLPSTKIVWGIRFSSIDLSQYDLVTRVSCKLTFRLSRFADAVIANSRSGSDYHIAQGYPRAKVVVIPNGIDTNRFHPDPEARHHVRSEWGIQDHEQVIGIVGRLDPEKDYPTFLHSAGLLAQERKHLRFVCVGEGPVEYRDLLHQLTRTLKLTEHVIWLAGRSDMPAVYNGLDLLISSSTTEGFSNVVAEAMACGVTCVVTNVGDSAWLVGNLGEVIPPRDPVALANALNKLIDRRPHTPAQIRRRIVEQFSFEKLVNDTEHVLLTLLQGTVHDPSSTARMENGEPEKFPVGMNKRPRAL from the coding sequence ATGAAAGTGGTGTTTCTCACTCGCGAACTCGACTACGGTGGCGCACAACGACAACTCGTTGCGTTGGCCAAGGGGCTTCACGCCAGGGGGCACAGGGTCGTCGTCGCGCTGTTCTACTCCGGCGGACCGTTGGAGCAGGAGCTGCTGGAAGCGGGGGTCCGGATTCGACCGCTGCAGAAGCGCGGGCGGTGGGATCTGCTGCCTTTCCTGTTCCGACTCGCCCAGGTCATGCGGGAGGAGCGTCCCGACATCCTGCATAGTTATCTCACCGATCTTGTGACGGTGGCCCTCAAACCGTGGCTCCCTTCGACGAAGATCGTGTGGGGTATTAGGTTCTCCAGCATAGATCTCAGCCAGTATGATCTGGTTACGAGGGTCAGCTGCAAACTGACTTTCCGGCTGTCGCGCTTCGCGGATGCCGTCATCGCGAATTCCCGATCAGGAAGTGACTATCATATCGCCCAAGGGTACCCCCGGGCGAAAGTAGTCGTGATACCCAACGGGATCGATACGAATCGGTTTCATCCCGATCCGGAGGCGCGTCATCACGTCCGATCCGAGTGGGGCATCCAGGACCATGAGCAGGTGATCGGGATCGTGGGGCGACTGGACCCTGAGAAGGATTATCCCACTTTTCTCCACTCAGCAGGGTTGTTGGCGCAGGAACGGAAACATCTTCGGTTCGTGTGCGTGGGAGAAGGACCGGTTGAGTATCGCGATTTGCTCCATCAACTGACTCGAACGTTGAAGTTAACTGAACATGTGATCTGGCTGGCCGGACGCAGCGACATGCCCGCTGTCTACAATGGACTGGACCTGCTAATCAGCAGCTCGACCACCGAGGGATTCAGCAACGTCGTCGCAGAAGCCATGGCCTGTGGGGTGACGTGTGTCGTGACGAACGTCGGCGATTCTGCCTGGCTTGTGGGGAACCTAGGTGAGGTGATTCCGCCTCGTGATCCGGTCGCGTTGGCGAACGCATTGAATAAGTTGATCGATCGAAGACCGCATACTCCGGCTCAAATCCGCCGGCGCATCGTCGAGCAATTCTCGTTTGAGAAACTCGTGAACGATACCGAGCACGTTCTTCTCACGTTGCTGCAAGGCACGGTTCACGATCCCTCGAGTACTGCGCGGATGGAAAACGGTGAGCCAGAGAAATTCCCTGTTGGAATGAACAAGAGGCCGAGGGCGTTGTGA
- a CDS encoding GNAT family N-acetyltransferase codes for MSTSFEVLTADTKHGEAWDAMVAGMDRCDVYFHRTLCQAFAEYEGCVARLVCFRRGESVIVYPFFQRRIASLPFLQSPQQWNEYSDIVSPYGYGGPLAQLVENGEQEKERIWSEFLEAFHAYCLEENIVSEFARLHPFLQNHRHVNLSNGLERRGTVVTVDLCQSEEEIWQGFTKENRKKIVRAEANGLRVKEADTPADVQLFAELYYLNMQRLQARDWYMFPESWLSDLHARFSEHLTLFFVYEGDRVVAGGSVFHMNGLVGNFLSATAEDPGQFAPNNLLFCEIIRWAKRRGYRWYNMGGGYRNNDGVMRFKLNFSQHTEDFYTYQKVHLPQAYEALVQEWRQTLSSTIELEESKYFPLYRMSQP; via the coding sequence ATGTCGACATCATTCGAAGTATTGACTGCTGATACAAAGCATGGCGAGGCGTGGGATGCCATGGTGGCCGGGATGGACCGGTGTGACGTGTACTTCCACAGAACCTTGTGTCAGGCCTTTGCGGAATATGAAGGATGCGTTGCGCGGCTGGTTTGTTTTCGTCGCGGCGAATCCGTGATTGTGTATCCGTTTTTTCAGCGCCGCATTGCCTCATTGCCATTCCTGCAGTCGCCCCAACAATGGAACGAGTATTCCGACATCGTCTCCCCCTATGGATACGGCGGTCCCCTGGCACAGCTGGTGGAGAATGGCGAGCAAGAGAAAGAGCGGATTTGGTCCGAGTTTCTAGAGGCGTTCCATGCCTATTGCCTCGAGGAAAACATTGTGAGCGAATTCGCGCGGCTGCATCCCTTTCTGCAGAACCATCGGCATGTGAATCTCTCGAACGGGCTCGAACGGCGCGGCACGGTTGTGACTGTGGATCTCTGTCAATCGGAAGAGGAAATCTGGCAGGGGTTTACGAAAGAGAATCGGAAGAAGATCGTGCGCGCGGAGGCGAACGGACTGCGGGTGAAAGAAGCCGACACGCCGGCCGATGTGCAACTGTTCGCCGAACTCTATTACCTCAATATGCAGCGGCTGCAAGCGCGTGACTGGTATATGTTTCCTGAATCCTGGTTGAGCGACCTGCATGCCCGCTTCTCGGAACACCTCACGTTATTCTTTGTGTATGAAGGAGATCGCGTCGTAGCCGGTGGGTCCGTGTTTCATATGAACGGACTCGTCGGCAACTTTCTGTCGGCTACGGCGGAAGACCCTGGACAGTTTGCGCCGAATAATCTCTTGTTCTGCGAAATTATCCGGTGGGCCAAGCGCCGTGGGTATCGCTGGTACAACATGGGGGGGGGATACCGGAATAACGACGGTGTGATGCGGTTCAAGCTCAACTTTTCCCAGCACACCGAGGATTTCTATACCTATCAAAAGGTCCATCTTCCACAAGCCTATGAGGCGCTGGTTCAGGAATGGCGCCAGACCCTCTCATCGACTATTGAGCTGGAAGAAAGCAAGTACTTTCCCCTGTACAGAATGAGCCAGCCGTAG
- a CDS encoding glycosyltransferase family 4 protein, whose product MPNDTETKPITLVHITTVPQSLTFVMGQVGYMKARGFNVVGLSSPGEWLNRFAEREGVPVHAVEMPRRITPWRDVLAVLKLVRLLSRIRPQIVHAHTPKGGLLGMLSAWIVRTPVRIYHMHGLPFVTATGLTRRLLIWSEKISCRLAHQVLSVSASSRALAVETGLCRADKIKVVLKGSINGVDAVVRFNPYNVPRSSREETRQKYGIPTDATVLGFIGRIVLSKGLVELTKAWGQLRADFPALHLLLVGPLEPQDPIPRDVEASLRKDSRVHLIGEEWDTPALYAAMDVFVLPTHREGLPGVLLEAAAMQVPVVATSVTGCVDVVQNGVTGLLVPPYDAAGLAGALRTYLHDGKLRQRHGAAARDRALREFRPEGIWQAVYEEYLKLLEKKRIPVPDTGIAVSLGESSEKVVGSERRLLNTSS is encoded by the coding sequence ATGCCGAACGATACGGAAACGAAGCCGATCACGTTGGTACATATCACGACGGTACCCCAGTCCCTCACGTTCGTGATGGGGCAAGTGGGGTATATGAAAGCTCGAGGCTTCAATGTCGTCGGTCTCTCTTCGCCCGGTGAGTGGCTCAACCGTTTCGCAGAGCGTGAGGGAGTGCCTGTCCACGCCGTGGAAATGCCGCGGCGCATCACTCCATGGCGTGATGTCCTTGCTGTGCTGAAGCTGGTGCGGCTGCTTAGCCGGATCCGCCCGCAGATCGTGCACGCACATACTCCCAAAGGCGGATTACTCGGGATGCTGAGCGCCTGGATAGTCCGGACTCCCGTACGAATCTATCATATGCACGGGCTCCCCTTCGTGACCGCCACAGGCTTGACGCGCCGGCTTCTGATCTGGAGCGAGAAAATTTCTTGCCGCTTGGCCCATCAAGTGCTGTCCGTGAGTGCATCCTCTCGCGCGCTTGCGGTGGAAACGGGACTGTGCCGAGCCGACAAGATCAAGGTGGTGTTGAAGGGAAGCATCAACGGGGTCGACGCGGTCGTTCGGTTCAATCCCTACAATGTGCCGCGGTCGTCCAGGGAGGAGACTCGGCAGAAATACGGCATCCCGACCGATGCGACCGTGTTAGGGTTTATCGGACGGATCGTCCTGAGCAAAGGTCTCGTGGAGCTTACGAAGGCGTGGGGTCAGTTGCGCGCTGACTTTCCGGCGTTGCACCTCCTACTCGTCGGCCCGCTGGAGCCGCAGGATCCGATCCCAAGAGATGTCGAGGCGTCGTTGCGGAAAGATTCACGCGTGCATCTTATCGGGGAAGAGTGGGATACACCGGCGCTCTATGCCGCTATGGATGTATTCGTCCTTCCCACTCATCGGGAAGGCCTGCCGGGTGTGCTGCTTGAAGCAGCGGCGATGCAGGTGCCGGTCGTGGCGACCAGCGTGACGGGCTGCGTGGATGTCGTTCAGAACGGTGTGACCGGCTTGCTGGTTCCGCCGTACGATGCGGCAGGCTTGGCTGGGGCACTCAGAACGTATCTGCACGATGGGAAACTTCGCCAGCGCCATGGAGCGGCGGCGCGCGACCGGGCGCTTCGGGAGTTCCGTCCAGAAGGAATCTGGCAGGCAGTCTACGAAGAGTATCTGAAGCTGCTTGAGAAGAAGAGGATTCCGGTGCCAGACACAGGTATCGCCGTTTCTCTTGGAGAATCCTCAGAGAAAGTAGTGGGATCGGAGAGACGGTTGCTCAACACCTCCAGTTAG